A genome region from Eurosta solidaginis isolate ZX-2024a chromosome 2, ASM4086904v1, whole genome shotgun sequence includes the following:
- the LOC137239812 gene encoding uncharacterized protein isoform X1, translated as MNRYITLTQLGDGTYGTVVLAQRKGTGEKVAIKRMKRKYYSWEEAMNLREVKSLKKLSHPNIVKLKEVIRENDTLYFVFEYMKENLYQMIKDRDTHLPEPTLKSILFQVLTGLAFMHRHGFFHRDLKPENLLCSGPELIKIADFGLAREIRSRPPFTDYVSTRWYRAPEVLLHSTNYGSSIDLWAMGCIMAELYTFRPLFPGSSEVDQLFKICSVLGTPDKNDWPEGYRLANTIHFRYPECVKVPLNTIVTRSSQSGLDLLEDMLRYDPDKRPTAQQSLKYAYFHALKRISPTAAAKTNVKLTAKYGAGNVTNTSVGNTGQLPNLSNNVLPVQEKLQSVTELLQQGNRQNNSNALNALTATATAKATATITNTTTTNNNRGANNIYAQRITMPLSHNPNQIQMPKISFLTLNGGGGEANVGPQPPTVVPVQISTNNTNAHTNYSSTNNVSKAPTFQLRDPLDETVSTRSSSVRYGAILVPKNHVYQNGLNSARHKLSQENLAFTESINDIFLNRNAGEVQASRPPNVSFNSNNMGTENIKAGVIYLANDHRNYALFETASKNAKNSAKLNGYYVQARPSLMNIDELGKDAKVYNMFSKVVPKQTPTSDFIIRNGYESTTERNDYRNSDQVSLNQQHNHVVGDQKVVQSARRTNLSKDDELDLILGSKIKTSAKCQRQRNGKSNILLEDLFGHLSLDSDSEQTKYPNTVPFTTQQQQSLAERNSSLPNGYSNENSLTEKSKGKIPSSIEANNGSYADSLSTNASSISKDSLDPPTDDECQFWPIRIDARASDMDKSKFQPWEGTNQTEDEKLSAWMVSENGSLLDKKILNGLNDKNNGDWNTAYLNY; from the exons ATGAATCGATATATTACCCTCACTCAATTGGGTGATGGCACATACGGCACTGTGGTGTTGGCTCAACGCAAGGGCACTGGCGAGAAAGTAGCTATTAAACGTATGAAACGAAAATATTACTCCTGGGAGGAGGCAATGAACTTACgcgaagtcaaa TCACTTAAAAAGCTCTCACATCCAAATATTGTAAAATTGAAGGAAGTCATACGTGAAAATGACACACTGTACTTTGTATTTGAATATATGAAAGAGAACTTGTATCAAATGATAAAGGATCGGGATACACATTTGCCAGAACCAACGTTGAAAAGTATTCTATTTCAG GTCCTCACCGGTTTGGCCTTCATGCATCGTCATGGATTTTTTCATCGTGATCTAAAGCCGGAAAATTTACTTTGCTCGGGACCTGAGTTAATAAAGATTGCGGATTTCGGATTAGCACGTGAGATAAGATCGCGACCGCCATTTACGGATTACGTATCGACGAGATG GTATCGAGCGCCAGAGGTGCTACTGCATTCAACAAACTATGGCAGCTCAATTGATTTATGGGCAATGGGTTGCATTATGGCTGAATTATATACATTTCGACCATTATTTCCGGGTAGCAGTGAAGTGGATCAATTGTTTAAGATTTGTTCTGTTTTAGGAACACCAGATAAAAATGACTGGCCCGAAGGTTATCGGCTAGCGAACACTATACACTTTCGATATCCGGAATGTGTCAAAGTACCGCTAAATACGATTGTAACACGTTCCAGTCAATCGGGTTTGGACTTATTGGAAGACATGTTACGTTATGATCCCGATAAGAGACCAACAGCACAACAGAGTCTTAAATATGCCTATTTTCATGCTCTCAAACGTATCTCACCCACAGCAGCGGCCAAAACTAATGTTAAACTTACAGCGAAATATGGCGCAGGTAATGTGACGAATACGAGTGTCGGTAATACAGGGCAATTGCCGAATTTATCGAATAATGTGCTTCCGGTGCAAGAGAAACTCCAAAGTGTGACTGAATTGCTGCAGCAAGGCAATAGACAAAACAACAGTAATGCTTTGAATGCGTTAACAGCGACCGCAACGGCGAaagcaacagcaacaataaccaacactacaacaacaaacaacaatcGTGGCGCGAACAATATTTACGCTCAACGAATCACGATGCCCCTTTCACACAATCCAAATCAAATACAAATGCCAAAAATCAGTTTTTTGACATTAAATGGTGGCGGTGGTGAAGCTAATGTGGGGCCCCAACCGCCCACTGTGGTACccgtacaaatatcaaccaataACACAAATGCCCATACAAACTATTCGAGTACAAATAACGTCAGTAAAGCGCCTACATTTCAATTGCGCGATCCGCTAGACGAAACTGTATCCACAAGGAGTAGCTCCGTGCGCTATGGTGCTATTTTAGTACCGAAAAATCACGTCTATCAAAATGGCCTTAATTCAGCGCGGCATAAACTCTCTCAAGAAAACCTTGCATTCACAGAATCTATAAATGATATATTCTTGAATCGAAACGCTGGTGAAGTACAAGCATCTCGTCCGCCAAACGTCTCTTTCAACTCGAACAATATGGGTACAGAAAATATCAAAGCCGGTGTAATTTATTTAGCGAATGACCATCGGAACTATGCGCTCTTCGAGACAGCTTCAAAGAATGCGAAAAATTCGGCCAAACTTAATGGTTATTACGTGCAAGCACGTCCAAGTTTAATGAATATCGATGAGTTGGGTAAGGATGCCAAAGTTTATAATATGTTCTCCAAGGTTGTCCCCAAGCAAACTCCCACGTCCGATTTTATTATACGTAATGGCTATGAGTCAACTACGGAGCGAAACGATTATAGAAATAGTGATCAAGTTTCCCTAAACCAACAACATAATCATGTGGTAGGTGACCAAAAGGTTGTGCAGTCAGCGCGGCGTACTAACTTGAGTAAGGATGATGAGTTGGATCTTATATTGGG TTCGAAAATAAAAACTTCAGCCAAATGCCAACGTCAACGTAATGGAAAGTCAAATATTTTACTTGAAGATCTCTTCGGTCATCTCTCCCTCGATTCGGATAGCGAACAAACAAAATATCCAAATACAGTTCCattcacaacacaacaacaacaatctctTGCAGAACGTAACTCCAGTTTGCCAAATGGTTACTCAAATGAAAATTCGTTGACGGAGAAGAGTAAGGGGAAAATCCCCAGTAGCATTGAAGCTAATAATGGGAGTTATGCCGACTCGCTTTCAACAAATGC TTCTAGTATATCTAAGGACTCACTTGACCCGCCCACAGATGATGAGTGCCAATTCTGGCCAATTAg
- the LOC137239812 gene encoding uncharacterized protein isoform X2, whose protein sequence is MNRYITLTQLGDGTYGTVVLAQRKGTGEKVAIKRMKRKYYSWEEAMNLREVKSLKKLSHPNIVKLKEVIRENDTLYFVFEYMKENLYQMIKDRDTHLPEPTLKSILFQVLTGLAFMHRHGFFHRDLKPENLLCSGPELIKIADFGLAREIRSRPPFTDYVSTRWYRAPEVLLHSTNYGSSIDLWAMGCIMAELYTFRPLFPGSSEVDQLFKICSVLGTPDKNDWPEGYRLANTIHFRYPECVKVPLNTIVTRSSQSGLDLLEDMLRYDPDKRPTAQQSLKYAYFHALKRISPTAAAKTNVKLTAKYGAGNVTNTSVGNTGQLPNLSNNVLPVQEKLQSVTELLQQGNRQNNSNALNALTATATAKATATITNTTTTNNNRGANNIYAQRITMPLSHNPNQIQMPKISFLTLNGGGGEANVGPQPPTVVPVQISTNNTNAHTNYSSTNNVSKAPTFQLRDPLDETVSTRSSSVRYGAILVPKNHVYQNGLNSARHKLSQENLAFTESINDIFLNRNAGEVQASRPPNVSFNSNNMGTENIKAGVIYLANDHRNYALFETASKNAKNSAKLNGYYVQARPSLMNIDELGKDAKVYNMFSKVVPKQTPTSDFIIRNGYESTTERNDYRNSDQVSLNQQHNHVVGDQKVVQSARRTNLSKDDELDLILGSKIKTSAKCQRQRNGKSNILLEDLFGHLSLDSDSEQTKYPNTVPFTTQQQQSLAERNSSLPNGYSNENSLTEKSKGKIPSSIEANNGSYADSLSTNASSISKDSLDPPTDDECQFWPIRIDARASDMDKSKFQPWEGTNQTEDEKLSAWMVSENAEHVRIREAAFLEDFLDA, encoded by the exons ATGAATCGATATATTACCCTCACTCAATTGGGTGATGGCACATACGGCACTGTGGTGTTGGCTCAACGCAAGGGCACTGGCGAGAAAGTAGCTATTAAACGTATGAAACGAAAATATTACTCCTGGGAGGAGGCAATGAACTTACgcgaagtcaaa TCACTTAAAAAGCTCTCACATCCAAATATTGTAAAATTGAAGGAAGTCATACGTGAAAATGACACACTGTACTTTGTATTTGAATATATGAAAGAGAACTTGTATCAAATGATAAAGGATCGGGATACACATTTGCCAGAACCAACGTTGAAAAGTATTCTATTTCAG GTCCTCACCGGTTTGGCCTTCATGCATCGTCATGGATTTTTTCATCGTGATCTAAAGCCGGAAAATTTACTTTGCTCGGGACCTGAGTTAATAAAGATTGCGGATTTCGGATTAGCACGTGAGATAAGATCGCGACCGCCATTTACGGATTACGTATCGACGAGATG GTATCGAGCGCCAGAGGTGCTACTGCATTCAACAAACTATGGCAGCTCAATTGATTTATGGGCAATGGGTTGCATTATGGCTGAATTATATACATTTCGACCATTATTTCCGGGTAGCAGTGAAGTGGATCAATTGTTTAAGATTTGTTCTGTTTTAGGAACACCAGATAAAAATGACTGGCCCGAAGGTTATCGGCTAGCGAACACTATACACTTTCGATATCCGGAATGTGTCAAAGTACCGCTAAATACGATTGTAACACGTTCCAGTCAATCGGGTTTGGACTTATTGGAAGACATGTTACGTTATGATCCCGATAAGAGACCAACAGCACAACAGAGTCTTAAATATGCCTATTTTCATGCTCTCAAACGTATCTCACCCACAGCAGCGGCCAAAACTAATGTTAAACTTACAGCGAAATATGGCGCAGGTAATGTGACGAATACGAGTGTCGGTAATACAGGGCAATTGCCGAATTTATCGAATAATGTGCTTCCGGTGCAAGAGAAACTCCAAAGTGTGACTGAATTGCTGCAGCAAGGCAATAGACAAAACAACAGTAATGCTTTGAATGCGTTAACAGCGACCGCAACGGCGAaagcaacagcaacaataaccaacactacaacaacaaacaacaatcGTGGCGCGAACAATATTTACGCTCAACGAATCACGATGCCCCTTTCACACAATCCAAATCAAATACAAATGCCAAAAATCAGTTTTTTGACATTAAATGGTGGCGGTGGTGAAGCTAATGTGGGGCCCCAACCGCCCACTGTGGTACccgtacaaatatcaaccaataACACAAATGCCCATACAAACTATTCGAGTACAAATAACGTCAGTAAAGCGCCTACATTTCAATTGCGCGATCCGCTAGACGAAACTGTATCCACAAGGAGTAGCTCCGTGCGCTATGGTGCTATTTTAGTACCGAAAAATCACGTCTATCAAAATGGCCTTAATTCAGCGCGGCATAAACTCTCTCAAGAAAACCTTGCATTCACAGAATCTATAAATGATATATTCTTGAATCGAAACGCTGGTGAAGTACAAGCATCTCGTCCGCCAAACGTCTCTTTCAACTCGAACAATATGGGTACAGAAAATATCAAAGCCGGTGTAATTTATTTAGCGAATGACCATCGGAACTATGCGCTCTTCGAGACAGCTTCAAAGAATGCGAAAAATTCGGCCAAACTTAATGGTTATTACGTGCAAGCACGTCCAAGTTTAATGAATATCGATGAGTTGGGTAAGGATGCCAAAGTTTATAATATGTTCTCCAAGGTTGTCCCCAAGCAAACTCCCACGTCCGATTTTATTATACGTAATGGCTATGAGTCAACTACGGAGCGAAACGATTATAGAAATAGTGATCAAGTTTCCCTAAACCAACAACATAATCATGTGGTAGGTGACCAAAAGGTTGTGCAGTCAGCGCGGCGTACTAACTTGAGTAAGGATGATGAGTTGGATCTTATATTGGG TTCGAAAATAAAAACTTCAGCCAAATGCCAACGTCAACGTAATGGAAAGTCAAATATTTTACTTGAAGATCTCTTCGGTCATCTCTCCCTCGATTCGGATAGCGAACAAACAAAATATCCAAATACAGTTCCattcacaacacaacaacaacaatctctTGCAGAACGTAACTCCAGTTTGCCAAATGGTTACTCAAATGAAAATTCGTTGACGGAGAAGAGTAAGGGGAAAATCCCCAGTAGCATTGAAGCTAATAATGGGAGTTATGCCGACTCGCTTTCAACAAATGC TTCTAGTATATCTAAGGACTCACTTGACCCGCCCACAGATGATGAGTGCCAATTCTGGCCAATTAg
- the LOC137239812 gene encoding uncharacterized protein isoform X5 encodes MNRYITLTQLGDGTYGTVVLAQRKGTGEKVAIKRMKRKYYSWEEAMNLREVKSLKKLSHPNIVKLKEVIRENDTLYFVFEYMKENLYQMIKDRDTHLPEPTLKSILFQVLTGLAFMHRHGFFHRDLKPENLLCSGPELIKIADFGLAREIRSRPPFTDYVSTRWYRAPEVLLHSTNYGSSIDLWAMGCIMAELYTFRPLFPGSSEVDQLFKICSVLGTPDKNDWPEGYRLANTIHFRYPECVKVPLNTIVTRSSQSGLDLLEDMLRYDPDKRPTAQQSLKYAYFHALKRISPTAAAKTNVKLTAKYGAGNVTNTSVGNTGQLPNLSNNVLPVQEKLQSVTELLQQGNRQNNSNALNALTATATAKATATITNTTTTNNNRGANNIYAQRITMPLSHNPNQIQMPKISFLTLNGGGGEANVGPQPPTVVPVQISTNNTNAHTNYSSTNNVSKAPTFQLRDPLDETVSTRSSSVRYGAILVPKNHVYQNGLNSARHKLSQENLAFTESINDIFLNRNAGEVQASRPPNVSFNSNNMGTENIKAGVIYLANDHRNYALFETASKNAKNSAKLNGYYVQARPSLMNIDELGKDAKVYNMFSKVVPKQTPTSDFIIRNGYESTTERNDYRNSDQVSLNQQHNHVVGDQKVVQSARRTNLSKDDELDLILGSKIKTSAKCQRQRNGKSNILLEDLFGHLSLDSDSEQTKYPNTVPFTTQQQQSLAERNSSLPNGYSNENSLTEKSKGKIPSSIEANNGSYADSLSTNAFFA; translated from the exons ATGAATCGATATATTACCCTCACTCAATTGGGTGATGGCACATACGGCACTGTGGTGTTGGCTCAACGCAAGGGCACTGGCGAGAAAGTAGCTATTAAACGTATGAAACGAAAATATTACTCCTGGGAGGAGGCAATGAACTTACgcgaagtcaaa TCACTTAAAAAGCTCTCACATCCAAATATTGTAAAATTGAAGGAAGTCATACGTGAAAATGACACACTGTACTTTGTATTTGAATATATGAAAGAGAACTTGTATCAAATGATAAAGGATCGGGATACACATTTGCCAGAACCAACGTTGAAAAGTATTCTATTTCAG GTCCTCACCGGTTTGGCCTTCATGCATCGTCATGGATTTTTTCATCGTGATCTAAAGCCGGAAAATTTACTTTGCTCGGGACCTGAGTTAATAAAGATTGCGGATTTCGGATTAGCACGTGAGATAAGATCGCGACCGCCATTTACGGATTACGTATCGACGAGATG GTATCGAGCGCCAGAGGTGCTACTGCATTCAACAAACTATGGCAGCTCAATTGATTTATGGGCAATGGGTTGCATTATGGCTGAATTATATACATTTCGACCATTATTTCCGGGTAGCAGTGAAGTGGATCAATTGTTTAAGATTTGTTCTGTTTTAGGAACACCAGATAAAAATGACTGGCCCGAAGGTTATCGGCTAGCGAACACTATACACTTTCGATATCCGGAATGTGTCAAAGTACCGCTAAATACGATTGTAACACGTTCCAGTCAATCGGGTTTGGACTTATTGGAAGACATGTTACGTTATGATCCCGATAAGAGACCAACAGCACAACAGAGTCTTAAATATGCCTATTTTCATGCTCTCAAACGTATCTCACCCACAGCAGCGGCCAAAACTAATGTTAAACTTACAGCGAAATATGGCGCAGGTAATGTGACGAATACGAGTGTCGGTAATACAGGGCAATTGCCGAATTTATCGAATAATGTGCTTCCGGTGCAAGAGAAACTCCAAAGTGTGACTGAATTGCTGCAGCAAGGCAATAGACAAAACAACAGTAATGCTTTGAATGCGTTAACAGCGACCGCAACGGCGAaagcaacagcaacaataaccaacactacaacaacaaacaacaatcGTGGCGCGAACAATATTTACGCTCAACGAATCACGATGCCCCTTTCACACAATCCAAATCAAATACAAATGCCAAAAATCAGTTTTTTGACATTAAATGGTGGCGGTGGTGAAGCTAATGTGGGGCCCCAACCGCCCACTGTGGTACccgtacaaatatcaaccaataACACAAATGCCCATACAAACTATTCGAGTACAAATAACGTCAGTAAAGCGCCTACATTTCAATTGCGCGATCCGCTAGACGAAACTGTATCCACAAGGAGTAGCTCCGTGCGCTATGGTGCTATTTTAGTACCGAAAAATCACGTCTATCAAAATGGCCTTAATTCAGCGCGGCATAAACTCTCTCAAGAAAACCTTGCATTCACAGAATCTATAAATGATATATTCTTGAATCGAAACGCTGGTGAAGTACAAGCATCTCGTCCGCCAAACGTCTCTTTCAACTCGAACAATATGGGTACAGAAAATATCAAAGCCGGTGTAATTTATTTAGCGAATGACCATCGGAACTATGCGCTCTTCGAGACAGCTTCAAAGAATGCGAAAAATTCGGCCAAACTTAATGGTTATTACGTGCAAGCACGTCCAAGTTTAATGAATATCGATGAGTTGGGTAAGGATGCCAAAGTTTATAATATGTTCTCCAAGGTTGTCCCCAAGCAAACTCCCACGTCCGATTTTATTATACGTAATGGCTATGAGTCAACTACGGAGCGAAACGATTATAGAAATAGTGATCAAGTTTCCCTAAACCAACAACATAATCATGTGGTAGGTGACCAAAAGGTTGTGCAGTCAGCGCGGCGTACTAACTTGAGTAAGGATGATGAGTTGGATCTTATATTGGG TTCGAAAATAAAAACTTCAGCCAAATGCCAACGTCAACGTAATGGAAAGTCAAATATTTTACTTGAAGATCTCTTCGGTCATCTCTCCCTCGATTCGGATAGCGAACAAACAAAATATCCAAATACAGTTCCattcacaacacaacaacaacaatctctTGCAGAACGTAACTCCAGTTTGCCAAATGGTTACTCAAATGAAAATTCGTTGACGGAGAAGAGTAAGGGGAAAATCCCCAGTAGCATTGAAGCTAATAATGGGAGTTATGCCGACTCGCTTTCAACAAATGC
- the LOC137239812 gene encoding uncharacterized protein isoform X3 has translation MNRYITLTQLGDGTYGTVVLAQRKGTGEKVAIKRMKRKYYSWEEAMNLREVKSLKKLSHPNIVKLKEVIRENDTLYFVFEYMKENLYQMIKDRDTHLPEPTLKSILFQVLTGLAFMHRHGFFHRDLKPENLLCSGPELIKIADFGLAREIRSRPPFTDYVSTRWYRAPEVLLHSTNYGSSIDLWAMGCIMAELYTFRPLFPGSSEVDQLFKICSVLGTPDKNDWPEGYRLANTIHFRYPECVKVPLNTIVTRSSQSGLDLLEDMLRYDPDKRPTAQQSLKYAYFHALKRISPTAAAKTNVKLTAKYGAGNVTNTSVGNTGQLPNLSNNVLPVQEKLQSVTELLQQGNRQNNSNALNALTATATAKATATITNTTTTNNNRGANNIYAQRITMPLSHNPNQIQMPKISFLTLNGGGGEANVGPQPPTVVPVQISTNNTNAHTNYSSTNNVSKAPTFQLRDPLDETVSTRSSSVRYGAILVPKNHVYQNGLNSARHKLSQENLAFTESINDIFLNRNAGEVQASRPPNVSFNSNNMGTENIKAGVIYLANDHRNYALFETASKNAKNSAKLNGYYVQARPSLMNIDELGKDAKVYNMFSKVVPKQTPTSDFIIRNGYESTTERNDYRNSDQVSLNQQHNHVVGDQKVVQSARRTNLSKDDELDLILGSKIKTSAKCQRQRNGKSNILLEDLFGHLSLDSDSEQTKYPNTVPFTTQQQQSLAERNSSLPNGYSNENSLTEKSKGKIPSSIEANNGSYADSLSTNAIDARASDMDKSKFQPWEGTNQTEDEKLSAWMVSENGSLLDKKILNGLNDKNNGDWNTAYLNY, from the exons ATGAATCGATATATTACCCTCACTCAATTGGGTGATGGCACATACGGCACTGTGGTGTTGGCTCAACGCAAGGGCACTGGCGAGAAAGTAGCTATTAAACGTATGAAACGAAAATATTACTCCTGGGAGGAGGCAATGAACTTACgcgaagtcaaa TCACTTAAAAAGCTCTCACATCCAAATATTGTAAAATTGAAGGAAGTCATACGTGAAAATGACACACTGTACTTTGTATTTGAATATATGAAAGAGAACTTGTATCAAATGATAAAGGATCGGGATACACATTTGCCAGAACCAACGTTGAAAAGTATTCTATTTCAG GTCCTCACCGGTTTGGCCTTCATGCATCGTCATGGATTTTTTCATCGTGATCTAAAGCCGGAAAATTTACTTTGCTCGGGACCTGAGTTAATAAAGATTGCGGATTTCGGATTAGCACGTGAGATAAGATCGCGACCGCCATTTACGGATTACGTATCGACGAGATG GTATCGAGCGCCAGAGGTGCTACTGCATTCAACAAACTATGGCAGCTCAATTGATTTATGGGCAATGGGTTGCATTATGGCTGAATTATATACATTTCGACCATTATTTCCGGGTAGCAGTGAAGTGGATCAATTGTTTAAGATTTGTTCTGTTTTAGGAACACCAGATAAAAATGACTGGCCCGAAGGTTATCGGCTAGCGAACACTATACACTTTCGATATCCGGAATGTGTCAAAGTACCGCTAAATACGATTGTAACACGTTCCAGTCAATCGGGTTTGGACTTATTGGAAGACATGTTACGTTATGATCCCGATAAGAGACCAACAGCACAACAGAGTCTTAAATATGCCTATTTTCATGCTCTCAAACGTATCTCACCCACAGCAGCGGCCAAAACTAATGTTAAACTTACAGCGAAATATGGCGCAGGTAATGTGACGAATACGAGTGTCGGTAATACAGGGCAATTGCCGAATTTATCGAATAATGTGCTTCCGGTGCAAGAGAAACTCCAAAGTGTGACTGAATTGCTGCAGCAAGGCAATAGACAAAACAACAGTAATGCTTTGAATGCGTTAACAGCGACCGCAACGGCGAaagcaacagcaacaataaccaacactacaacaacaaacaacaatcGTGGCGCGAACAATATTTACGCTCAACGAATCACGATGCCCCTTTCACACAATCCAAATCAAATACAAATGCCAAAAATCAGTTTTTTGACATTAAATGGTGGCGGTGGTGAAGCTAATGTGGGGCCCCAACCGCCCACTGTGGTACccgtacaaatatcaaccaataACACAAATGCCCATACAAACTATTCGAGTACAAATAACGTCAGTAAAGCGCCTACATTTCAATTGCGCGATCCGCTAGACGAAACTGTATCCACAAGGAGTAGCTCCGTGCGCTATGGTGCTATTTTAGTACCGAAAAATCACGTCTATCAAAATGGCCTTAATTCAGCGCGGCATAAACTCTCTCAAGAAAACCTTGCATTCACAGAATCTATAAATGATATATTCTTGAATCGAAACGCTGGTGAAGTACAAGCATCTCGTCCGCCAAACGTCTCTTTCAACTCGAACAATATGGGTACAGAAAATATCAAAGCCGGTGTAATTTATTTAGCGAATGACCATCGGAACTATGCGCTCTTCGAGACAGCTTCAAAGAATGCGAAAAATTCGGCCAAACTTAATGGTTATTACGTGCAAGCACGTCCAAGTTTAATGAATATCGATGAGTTGGGTAAGGATGCCAAAGTTTATAATATGTTCTCCAAGGTTGTCCCCAAGCAAACTCCCACGTCCGATTTTATTATACGTAATGGCTATGAGTCAACTACGGAGCGAAACGATTATAGAAATAGTGATCAAGTTTCCCTAAACCAACAACATAATCATGTGGTAGGTGACCAAAAGGTTGTGCAGTCAGCGCGGCGTACTAACTTGAGTAAGGATGATGAGTTGGATCTTATATTGGG TTCGAAAATAAAAACTTCAGCCAAATGCCAACGTCAACGTAATGGAAAGTCAAATATTTTACTTGAAGATCTCTTCGGTCATCTCTCCCTCGATTCGGATAGCGAACAAACAAAATATCCAAATACAGTTCCattcacaacacaacaacaacaatctctTGCAGAACGTAACTCCAGTTTGCCAAATGGTTACTCAAATGAAAATTCGTTGACGGAGAAGAGTAAGGGGAAAATCCCCAGTAGCATTGAAGCTAATAATGGGAGTTATGCCGACTCGCTTTCAACAAATGC